The following proteins are co-located in the Lentimicrobium sp. L6 genome:
- a CDS encoding ABC transporter ATP-binding protein gives MIKIEKLTKVFRTEDIETYALNGVDINVKKGEFVAIMGPSGCGKSTLLNIVGLLDNPTDGSYQFGGTEVAKLKEKDRTVFRKGNIGFVFQSFNLIDEFSVYENVELPLIYLKMSASERKRRVEEVLQRMKIGHRIKHYPQQLSGGQQQRVAIARAVVANPDLVLADEPTGNLDTKNGLEVMNLLTELNQEGATIIMVTHSDRDAGFAHRTINLLDGQVITEESK, from the coding sequence ATGATAAAAATTGAAAAATTAACCAAAGTATTTAGAACAGAAGATATTGAGACTTATGCGCTTAATGGTGTAGACATCAATGTAAAAAAAGGAGAATTTGTAGCCATTATGGGGCCTTCGGGTTGTGGGAAATCCACTTTGTTGAATATTGTGGGTTTACTTGATAATCCTACCGATGGTTCCTATCAATTTGGCGGTACGGAAGTAGCCAAACTTAAAGAAAAAGACAGAACCGTTTTCCGTAAAGGAAATATTGGTTTCGTTTTTCAAAGCTTTAATCTGATTGATGAATTTTCTGTATACGAGAATGTGGAGCTTCCTCTTATTTATTTAAAGATGAGTGCTTCAGAAAGAAAGAGAAGAGTGGAGGAGGTTTTACAAAGAATGAAAATCGGACATCGTATTAAGCATTATCCTCAACAATTATCTGGTGGGCAGCAACAAAGAGTAGCGATAGCAAGAGCAGTGGTAGCCAATCCCGATTTAGTTTTAGCCGATGAGCCAACGGGTAACTTAGATACCAAAAATGGTTTAGAAGTCATGAACTTGCTCACCGAGCTCAACCAAGAAGGTGCCACTATTATTATGGTAACGCACTCCGACAGAGATGCTGGATTTGCCCATCGTACCATTAATTTACTCGATGGACAAGTGATTACGGAGGAGTCAAAATAA
- a CDS encoding ABC transporter permease: MNKLNSSVIIISLAVGMAFFLLISVFIQRELNPESFNPDKHRIFALQTNNPFGAVGGDSPKMLFVRYGSAEYMKENFTEVESFCRIIHNSVTQVKVNNNSFYNQPVVLNASSNFFNFFNYTLLSRNEQTVLKSKNDIAISKELAMKYFGNEMPIGKPIIISFKSEEKEFLVSGVFEKPNTVTQFNFDMVSLFHGERNSRCYVKLDSPLSRQKMEQEFERLKDEIPVIKGDSPNQYDLLPMNEAYYSSMRRSIFDLTRDKADLWIAILVALLILGVGLFNYLILIKNRLNDNSINYIINRIHGASNKDLTLLFMREVFVLILVSIGLGILLLKLLIPYFNELLKTTITASTFIQFNSLALSILLLGLVAVISYFFAQIHIRTKLSTTNMKCSFQPIRRKINVMNIFQLAVMIVLIISFSVIIKQIQFVNNKEIGLDKNVMAIKIPQAYKNLSKAFKEELRANPNIKEVALTPSAPFLGHFKLLFNYDDNGVKKEYYPCFFSGDASFVKTLGIRILEGEGFSGNPEVDKHKCLVNKSLASLFPNQQLIGKSMPGNSDKTIIGIVDDFHFSNLKRKIEPGFIEYRDEGPNVLVKAIAGHENEVEASIAAIWSKLIPDYPVNLESLDLRYKSLHDENKNFIRLIGSCSIISIFLSMMGLFAISVDKSIKLTKEIGIRKVNGASVLEIIELLNKDFVKWVSIAYVIAVPVAWYATNEWLKGFAYKTELSWWIFILAGLMALFIALITISWQSFKAARRNPIEVLRYE; the protein is encoded by the coding sequence ATGAATAAACTAAACAGTTCGGTGATCATCATTAGTCTGGCTGTAGGAATGGCTTTCTTCCTATTAATATCCGTATTTATTCAGCGTGAGCTAAATCCTGAAAGTTTTAATCCGGATAAGCATAGAATATTCGCTTTACAAACAAATAATCCTTTTGGGGCAGTGGGAGGTGACAGCCCCAAAATGCTATTCGTTCGATATGGTTCAGCAGAATATATGAAAGAAAATTTTACTGAAGTAGAAAGTTTTTGCAGAATCATACACAATAGTGTAACGCAAGTAAAGGTAAATAATAACTCTTTCTATAATCAGCCTGTTGTTTTAAATGCATCATCTAATTTCTTTAACTTTTTTAATTATACCCTTTTAAGTCGAAATGAGCAAACTGTGCTCAAATCAAAAAATGATATTGCCATTTCAAAAGAACTTGCCATGAAATACTTTGGTAATGAAATGCCTATTGGTAAGCCTATTATAATAAGTTTCAAAAGTGAGGAGAAAGAGTTTTTAGTTAGCGGAGTTTTTGAAAAACCCAATACCGTAACGCAATTTAATTTTGATATGGTAAGTCTATTCCATGGAGAAAGAAACAGCCGTTGCTATGTGAAATTGGATTCTCCTTTGAGCAGACAAAAAATGGAACAAGAGTTTGAGCGTTTAAAAGATGAAATTCCCGTTATCAAAGGCGACAGCCCAAACCAATATGATCTACTGCCAATGAATGAGGCCTATTATAGTTCTATGAGAAGATCAATATTCGACCTCACACGCGATAAAGCTGACCTTTGGATAGCCATTCTAGTTGCGTTATTGATTTTAGGGGTTGGATTGTTTAACTATCTCATACTCATTAAGAACAGATTAAACGATAATTCAATAAACTATATAATAAACAGAATACATGGTGCTTCAAATAAAGATTTGACACTCCTTTTTATGAGGGAAGTTTTTGTGCTAATTTTGGTCTCTATCGGACTCGGTATCCTTCTATTAAAACTATTAATACCCTATTTTAATGAGCTGCTAAAAACTACAATTACTGCCTCTACTTTTATTCAATTTAATAGTTTAGCCTTAAGTATATTGCTTTTAGGATTGGTGGCTGTAATATCCTATTTCTTTGCGCAAATCCATATAAGAACAAAGCTCTCAACAACAAATATGAAATGCAGTTTCCAACCCATTAGAAGAAAAATAAACGTAATGAATATTTTTCAGCTTGCAGTAATGATAGTTTTGATAATCTCTTTTTCCGTTATAATCAAACAAATTCAGTTTGTTAACAATAAAGAAATTGGCTTGGACAAAAATGTAATGGCAATAAAAATTCCTCAAGCTTATAAAAATCTCAGCAAGGCTTTTAAAGAAGAATTGCGTGCCAATCCAAATATTAAGGAGGTGGCACTAACTCCCTCTGCACCTTTCCTCGGGCATTTTAAACTGCTTTTTAATTATGATGATAATGGTGTGAAAAAGGAATACTATCCTTGTTTTTTTTCTGGAGATGCAAGCTTTGTAAAGACTCTGGGGATAAGGATACTGGAGGGTGAAGGTTTTTCTGGGAATCCGGAAGTCGATAAGCATAAGTGTCTTGTAAATAAATCATTGGCTAGTCTTTTTCCCAATCAGCAACTTATTGGTAAAAGTATGCCAGGAAATTCTGACAAAACTATTATTGGTATTGTTGACGATTTTCATTTCTCAAATTTAAAAAGAAAAATAGAACCTGGTTTTATAGAATATAGAGACGAAGGCCCCAATGTTTTAGTTAAAGCAATAGCAGGTCACGAAAATGAAGTTGAAGCTTCGATAGCCGCCATTTGGTCCAAGCTCATTCCCGATTATCCAGTAAATTTAGAAAGCCTTGATCTACGTTACAAAAGTCTTCACGATGAGAACAAAAATTTCATTCGCTTAATTGGCTCCTGCAGCATCATCTCTATTTTTTTATCGATGATGGGTTTGTTTGCAATTTCGGTGGATAAATCAATAAAACTGACTAAGGAAATTGGTATTCGTAAAGTAAACGGTGCAAGCGTTCTTGAAATTATTGAATTACTGAATAAAGACTTTGTGAAATGGGTTTCCATCGCTTATGTAATTGCTGTTCCTGTTGCTTGGTATGCTACGAATGAATGGCTAAAGGGTTTTGCTTATAAAACGGAACTGAGTTGGTGGATTTTTATACTTGCAGGTTTAATGGCTCTTTTTATTGCCCTTATCACAATAAGCTGGCAATCGTTTAAGGCTGCGCGAAGAAATCCAATTGAAGTTCTAAGATATGAATAA
- a CDS encoding ABC transporter ATP-binding protein, whose protein sequence is MIKIEKLSKVFRTEDIETYALNGVDINVKKGEFVAIMGPSGCGKSTLLNIVGLLDNPTDGSYQFGGTEVAKLKEKDRTVFRKGNIGFVFQSFNLIDEFSVYENVELPLIYLKMSASERRKRVEEVLQRMKIGHRIKHYPQQLSGGQQQRVAIARAVVANPDLVLADEPTGNLDTKNGLEVMNLLTELNQEGATIIMVTHSDRDAGFAHRTINLLDGEVITEEKN, encoded by the coding sequence ATGATAAAAATTGAAAAATTAAGCAAAGTTTTTAGAACAGAAGATATTGAAACTTATGCGCTTAATGGTGTAGATATCAATGTGAAAAAAGGAGAATTTGTAGCCATCATGGGGCCTTCAGGCTGTGGAAAATCCACTTTGTTGAACATTGTAGGCTTGCTTGATAATCCTACAGATGGTTCATACCAGTTTGGTGGCACAGAAGTAGCCAAACTTAAAGAAAAAGACAGAACCGTTTTTCGTAAGGGAAATATTGGATTCGTTTTCCAAAGCTTTAATCTGATTGATGAATTTTCTGTATATGAGAATGTAGAGCTTCCTCTAATTTATTTAAAGATGAGTGCCTCAGAAAGAAGGAAAAGAGTGGAGGAGGTTTTACAAAGAATGAAAATTGGACATCGTATTAAGCATTATCCTCAGCAATTATCTGGTGGACAGCAGCAAAGAGTCGCGATAGCAAGAGCAGTAGTTGCTAATCCAGATTTGGTATTAGCTGATGAGCCTACGGGTAACTTGGATACTAAGAATGGTTTAGAAGTGATGAACTTATTAACAGAACTCAACCAAGAAGGTGCCACCATCATCATGGTAACGCACTCTGATAGAGATGCTGGTTTTGCTCATCGTACTATAAATTTACTAGATGGTGAGGTGATTACTGAAGAGAAAAATTAG
- a CDS encoding FtsX-like permease family protein, which yields MIKNYIKIAFANLWKNKVYSSISILSLTIGLAVSILLLFYVLHEWSFDRYHTKADSIHRLCQEQHPYQAPGTAALLTEKLPAIKSFARILPRDNILIQKSELRFKENLVAWVDPDLFNIFSFQFVRGDAATALTQPWSMVITEETALKYFGDADPIGKTLKVSSEYDYTITGVIQDIPENSHFTFDIFMTLNDGNAMFDDGWEENWGWWNFLVYFDTQQGFNKADVEAEISKLMKDYYQEADALPIFTLQNLKDIHLFSSHFLGDIQPQNSVTYVIIFLAIALLILLIASFNYVNLLTANATKRLTEIGVRKSFGASRKQLATQFIMESILVFLISFGLALLLVKLSLPLFNNLADKQLTFSILTNGTVILGMTIMMFTLGILAGWYPAFVLSSYQPQRVMKSNNSGGRSGFQIKRVLIGTQFTIVIILIVSAIVMFRQISFLQNKDLGFEKDGVLTAIFDFGDETKYNTLKQALLKNNDVISVAVASRIPSGSLNNDGTVLPEGQTDPITIPYVHVTFDYFKTLGIEAAQGRLFSEETKTDQMEAIVLNQAAVEKLGITENPLGQSLECVWPNASRRVIGVIDDFHFESLYNNIKPAVFVIHYPWAYHLIVKVKPTHDVSAIKSSLSGVCHQIYPNEIIEFSFLDEILEQRYMRDNKTFQLMGFFAILAILLASMGLFGIVSFMMASRTKEIGIRKVNGATVFQVLKLLNLGFLKWVLVSFVIGIPIAYYGLNIWLTHFAFKTALSWWIFLLAGGLSFIIVLLTVSGQTFKAARQNPIDALRYE from the coding sequence ATGATTAAAAATTACATAAAGATAGCTTTTGCGAATTTGTGGAAGAATAAAGTGTATTCTTCAATAAGTATCTTAAGCCTGACCATTGGTTTGGCGGTTAGTATTTTACTGCTTTTCTATGTGTTGCACGAGTGGAGTTTTGATCGTTATCATACAAAAGCTGATAGTATTCATAGGCTTTGTCAGGAACAGCATCCTTATCAAGCTCCTGGTACTGCAGCTTTGTTGACTGAGAAACTCCCTGCTATAAAAAGTTTCGCAAGAATTTTGCCCCGTGATAATATACTCATTCAAAAGAGCGAGCTGAGGTTTAAGGAAAATTTGGTGGCTTGGGTAGATCCCGATCTGTTTAATATATTCTCTTTCCAATTTGTAAGAGGAGATGCTGCCACAGCTTTAACCCAGCCCTGGTCCATGGTGATTACTGAAGAAACCGCCCTTAAATATTTTGGTGATGCTGATCCTATAGGTAAAACTTTAAAAGTTAGTAGCGAATATGATTATACCATCACTGGGGTCATTCAAGATATTCCTGAAAATTCCCATTTTACTTTCGATATTTTTATGACTTTGAACGATGGTAATGCTATGTTCGATGATGGTTGGGAGGAAAACTGGGGATGGTGGAATTTCCTAGTCTATTTTGATACTCAACAGGGCTTTAATAAAGCGGATGTGGAAGCAGAAATCAGCAAGTTGATGAAGGATTACTACCAAGAGGCTGATGCATTACCTATATTTACTTTGCAGAATCTTAAAGATATACACTTATTTTCTTCCCACTTCTTAGGAGATATTCAGCCACAGAACAGTGTTACTTATGTTATTATATTTCTGGCTATAGCCTTACTTATCTTGCTGATTGCTAGTTTTAATTATGTGAATTTACTAACGGCCAATGCTACCAAACGATTGACAGAAATAGGGGTGAGAAAATCCTTTGGAGCTTCAAGAAAACAATTAGCCACTCAATTTATTATGGAATCCATTTTGGTATTTCTCATTTCGTTTGGCTTAGCTCTATTATTAGTTAAACTGAGTCTTCCACTTTTCAATAATCTAGCGGATAAACAGCTCACCTTTTCTATACTCACCAATGGTACTGTTATTCTTGGAATGACTATAATGATGTTTACCTTAGGAATACTTGCAGGCTGGTATCCAGCTTTTGTTTTGTCTTCTTATCAGCCACAAAGAGTGATGAAGTCTAATAATAGTGGTGGACGTTCTGGATTTCAAATTAAAAGAGTTCTTATTGGCACACAATTTACCATAGTAATCATCTTAATTGTAAGCGCTATTGTGATGTTTCGACAAATCAGTTTCTTACAAAATAAAGATTTAGGTTTCGAAAAAGATGGGGTATTGACTGCCATTTTTGACTTTGGAGATGAAACGAAATACAATACCCTCAAACAGGCTCTCCTCAAAAATAATGATGTAATAAGTGTTGCTGTTGCCAGTCGAATTCCCTCTGGATCTCTTAATAATGATGGTACTGTTTTACCGGAAGGACAAACCGACCCTATTACTATTCCATATGTTCATGTAACTTTTGATTATTTCAAAACCTTAGGTATAGAAGCTGCTCAAGGAAGATTATTCTCAGAGGAGACCAAGACAGATCAAATGGAGGCGATTGTGTTAAATCAGGCCGCAGTAGAAAAATTGGGAATCACTGAAAATCCCCTCGGACAATCCTTAGAATGTGTCTGGCCAAATGCTAGTCGTAGAGTAATCGGTGTTATAGATGATTTTCATTTTGAGTCTTTATATAATAATATCAAGCCTGCCGTATTTGTTATTCATTACCCATGGGCTTATCATTTAATCGTAAAAGTGAAGCCTACTCATGATGTTTCAGCCATAAAGTCATCCTTATCAGGTGTTTGTCATCAAATCTATCCCAACGAAATCATAGAATTTAGTTTTCTTGATGAGATACTAGAGCAAAGATATATGAGAGATAACAAAACTTTCCAATTGATGGGATTCTTTGCTATTCTAGCTATCCTACTTGCCAGTATGGGCCTATTTGGAATTGTTTCTTTTATGATGGCCAGTAGGACTAAAGAAATAGGAATTCGTAAGGTAAATGGAGCCACCGTTTTCCAAGTATTGAAATTATTAAATCTAGGTTTCCTAAAGTGGGTTCTGGTTTCTTTTGTTATCGGAATTCCAATTGCATATTATGGTTTGAATATTTGGCTTACACATTTTGCTTTTAAAACGGCTCTAAGTTGGTGGATCTTCCTGTTAGCAGGTGGTTTGTCATTTATTATTGTATTGCTAACTGTAAGCGGACAGACTTTTAAAGCTGCACGACAAAACCCTATTGATGCTTTGAGATATGAATAG
- a CDS encoding ABC transporter permease, with the protein MFKHFAKITLRSIQKNKINTLITLFGLSLGLTCTIIIGLWVKYEMSYDRFHENSQDLYKAAFTHEPSDFHAYVLPAPVALHLKEEYPDIKNSTVFWNWGNKKIIQGENKILVNGSFVDPSFFSMFNFPLAIGTLSDAFIHPNSIVLTQSLAEKLFGDENPIGHTVKVDGDDEYIVTAVFEDIPANSDIQFEFLLPYQLISKYFDTWNSKSMEVYVQLNKGTDYSAVNIKIADVISQFKPDWNNKLYITPLTDCHLHNLKGGGRIQYVYILSIVAILILIIATFNIVNLTMATSDKRIKEIGLRKILGSGKKLLIIQFLFEAQILAMLALGIALIFVELLLPSVNNLLHVNLELSFNLYTILTLLGFAALTGLISGIYPASFLSSLRPIDLIKKTIQPFGSLNKNNSSSNHQKLNLRSGLVIFQFALTIILIAGIIVITQQVRFMKQKDLGFNKNDILIVQMQDELKHNYEAAKNELLMMPEISSISTSRSPLTVWWMSDMPVWDGRETDDVFDMGLNFVDYDFDETIGVEVIEGRFLSKEFSKDASDGFVINEAAVKAMDLENPVGTKMSIFDGTSSEQKGEIIGVIKNMHTESLHSEIKPFAFRYAPIGSFMFIKMNSSSNSKLVQTIKNKIEKIAPNDLVELSFLEDDLNELYAKEQTTEKLIGYSSLIAILISCLGLFGLSLYGLQKRIKEIGIRKVNGAMVSEILVLLNKDFIKWVAIAFVIAVPIAWYVMNQWLQNFAYRIGLSWWIFALAGFVALLIVLITVSFQVFKLARRNPVEALRYE; encoded by the coding sequence ATGTTTAAGCACTTTGCAAAAATCACCTTGCGTAGCATTCAGAAAAATAAAATAAATACATTAATAACTCTATTTGGTTTAAGCCTTGGCTTAACCTGCACCATCATTATTGGTTTGTGGGTAAAATATGAGATGAGTTACGATAGGTTTCATGAAAACTCACAAGACCTATATAAGGCGGCTTTTACTCATGAACCCTCAGATTTTCATGCTTACGTTTTACCAGCTCCTGTTGCCCTGCATTTAAAGGAAGAATATCCGGATATTAAAAACTCAACTGTTTTTTGGAACTGGGGAAACAAAAAGATAATACAAGGTGAAAATAAAATTTTGGTTAATGGTAGCTTTGTGGATCCCTCTTTTTTCTCCATGTTTAATTTCCCTTTAGCAATTGGAACCCTTTCTGATGCTTTCATACATCCCAACTCTATTGTTCTCACCCAATCATTAGCTGAAAAACTTTTTGGGGATGAAAATCCAATAGGCCATACCGTAAAAGTGGATGGTGACGATGAGTATATTGTAACAGCTGTATTTGAGGATATTCCAGCAAATTCGGATATTCAATTTGAATTTTTACTTCCTTATCAATTGATTTCTAAATATTTTGATACTTGGAATAGCAAATCCATGGAAGTGTATGTACAACTTAATAAAGGAACTGACTATTCAGCTGTTAATATTAAAATAGCTGATGTGATCAGTCAATTTAAGCCTGATTGGAATAATAAATTGTATATAACACCATTGACGGATTGTCATTTACACAATCTAAAAGGTGGAGGGCGCATACAATACGTCTATATTCTTTCCATTGTTGCCATCCTTATTTTAATAATTGCAACCTTCAATATTGTTAATTTAACAATGGCCACCTCAGATAAAAGAATCAAAGAGATTGGTTTAAGGAAAATCTTAGGTTCTGGTAAGAAATTACTCATTATTCAGTTTCTTTTTGAAGCTCAAATTCTTGCCATGTTGGCTCTGGGCATTGCACTCATTTTTGTTGAACTGCTTTTACCATCTGTCAATAATCTACTTCACGTAAATCTGGAACTTAGTTTTAATCTTTACACCATTCTTACTCTATTGGGGTTTGCAGCTCTTACTGGATTAATCTCTGGAATCTATCCTGCATCCTTTCTTTCATCTTTGAGGCCTATTGATTTGATTAAAAAAACGATTCAGCCCTTTGGTTCTTTAAATAAGAATAATTCTTCATCGAATCATCAGAAACTGAATCTTAGAAGTGGATTGGTGATTTTTCAGTTTGCATTAACCATAATTCTGATAGCCGGAATTATTGTTATTACTCAGCAAGTTCGTTTCATGAAGCAAAAGGATCTTGGGTTTAATAAGAATGATATCCTTATCGTACAAATGCAAGATGAGCTTAAGCATAATTATGAGGCAGCAAAAAACGAATTATTAATGATGCCGGAAATTTCAAGCATCAGTACTTCTCGAAGTCCTTTAACCGTTTGGTGGATGTCAGATATGCCAGTATGGGATGGAAGGGAAACAGATGATGTTTTTGATATGGGCTTAAATTTCGTGGATTATGATTTTGATGAAACCATAGGTGTTGAAGTTATTGAAGGCAGATTCTTGTCCAAGGAATTCTCCAAAGATGCAAGCGATGGCTTTGTAATTAATGAAGCCGCTGTAAAAGCAATGGATTTGGAAAATCCAGTGGGGACAAAAATGTCAATTTTCGATGGAACATCTTCTGAGCAAAAAGGGGAGATCATCGGAGTCATTAAAAACATGCATACCGAATCTTTGCATTCCGAAATTAAACCTTTTGCATTTAGGTATGCTCCAATTGGTTCTTTTATGTTTATTAAAATGAATTCCTCATCTAATTCTAAACTTGTACAAACTATTAAAAATAAAATTGAAAAAATAGCCCCAAATGATTTAGTGGAGTTGAGCTTTTTGGAAGATGATTTGAATGAATTGTATGCCAAAGAACAAACAACAGAGAAACTAATAGGATATAGTTCCCTTATTGCCATTCTAATTTCATGTTTAGGCTTGTTTGGACTAAGCCTTTATGGATTGCAGAAAAGGATAAAAGAAATAGGAATCCGAAAAGTAAATGGTGCAATGGTATCTGAAATATTAGTCTTGCTCAATAAAGACTTTATAAAGTGGGTGGCCATTGCCTTTGTAATTGCAGTTCCCATTGCCTGGTATGTTATGAACCAGTGGCTTCAGAATTTTGCTTATAGAATCGGATTAAGTTGGTGGATATTTGCCTTAGCTGGGTTTGTTGCTTTGTTAATAGTTTTAATCACAGTTAGTTTTCAGGTTTTTAAGCTTGCAAGAAGAAATCCAGTGGAGGCTTTGCGATACGAATAG
- a CDS encoding ABC transporter permease, whose amino-acid sequence MKDYKNIYRVISSPTGSNMQWARSLGFINGASKHIPEIVEATQFTHCPIGTIRLNENSFQQKNMMSVDESFIKMFEVESLVGDLNDISKPNTAFISEDFAKIHFENENPIGKTIKIESLQYFQDVGEYQIRGIVKNTHPKTHFEYHILLSQKGSLQERFNVLPNRKTHWVYNYIKLKNEVSPALVADKFLSIYNESSLRNVRGPEDYKFNLIALADIHLKSDYRFELKESTSKINIGLFITISFVILFVSLFNFINLNLTKLIKKSKELGLYRAVGAHKKQIIEQVLVDVLVHCSAAILVSLFLLKFIGSQINQFFEIDFNIYYSEPIIYLTIIGVLAICGALSTLFVGFFLLRKTTTVQLLTKKDSSSGNFSLKALIVLQICIVIVLMSCTIIVNKQIDFMSTKSLGFEKENVVVIHFEDFSKDPTVFANELKKNTLIKSVGFTRQYFGYPTQDFQLEGFGIDGSADFVLANYDYIKTMNIQLLHNWISPSADTVEGMLINEHLFNRLLEKHGTIEALETYAMTHNLDQNDNPVKILGVAKDFNYNSAHEAVGDFAFLLGESPSRARFTHIRIRAGNTREGLDITREVWNKHYPNQEFSYFFIDEKIAQQYKAEEILGRILFTFSIIGILISIVGITALALFISQQRTKEMGIRRVNGASISEILIMLNKDFIKWVAIAFAIAVPIAWYVMNQWLQNFAYRIGLSWWIFALAGFVALLIVLITVSFQVFKLARRNPVEALRYE is encoded by the coding sequence ATTAAGGATTATAAGAATATATACAGGGTCATCTCTAGTCCTACAGGTTCGAATATGCAATGGGCCAGAAGTCTCGGTTTTATTAATGGAGCGTCTAAACATATTCCTGAAATAGTGGAGGCAACGCAATTCACCCATTGTCCCATCGGAACAATTAGGCTAAATGAAAACTCTTTTCAGCAAAAGAACATGATGTCGGTTGACGAAAGTTTTATAAAAATGTTTGAAGTAGAAAGCTTGGTGGGAGATTTAAACGATATTTCAAAACCAAATACCGCATTTATCTCTGAAGACTTTGCAAAAATACATTTTGAGAATGAAAACCCTATCGGTAAAACCATTAAGATAGAATCCTTGCAATATTTTCAAGATGTGGGTGAATATCAGATTAGAGGTATAGTGAAAAATACACATCCCAAAACTCATTTTGAATATCATATCTTACTTTCGCAAAAAGGATCATTGCAGGAACGATTCAACGTTTTGCCAAATCGGAAGACCCATTGGGTTTACAACTATATAAAATTAAAAAATGAGGTCTCTCCAGCACTAGTGGCCGATAAATTCCTTTCTATATATAATGAAAGCAGCTTACGGAACGTGAGAGGGCCTGAGGATTATAAATTCAATCTTATAGCATTGGCAGACATTCATTTAAAGTCTGATTATCGCTTTGAATTAAAAGAAAGTACCAGCAAAATCAATATTGGCTTGTTCATTACCATTTCGTTTGTAATACTATTTGTAAGCCTTTTTAATTTTATCAATTTGAACCTTACCAAATTGATAAAAAAATCAAAGGAACTTGGTTTGTATCGTGCTGTTGGGGCGCATAAAAAACAGATCATAGAACAGGTTTTGGTTGATGTATTAGTGCATTGTTCTGCTGCCATTCTTGTTTCGCTGTTTTTATTAAAATTTATTGGCTCACAAATAAATCAGTTTTTCGAAATAGATTTTAATATTTATTATTCCGAGCCTATTATATACCTTACCATAATTGGTGTCCTGGCTATTTGTGGAGCCCTAAGTACTCTTTTTGTGGGGTTCTTTTTATTAAGAAAAACCACAACAGTTCAGCTCCTTACAAAAAAAGATAGTTCCTCAGGAAATTTTAGTTTAAAAGCTTTGATTGTGCTGCAAATTTGCATTGTTATCGTCCTGATGTCATGTACAATTATTGTAAATAAGCAAATTGATTTTATGAGCACAAAATCATTAGGTTTCGAAAAAGAAAATGTAGTTGTTATTCATTTTGAAGACTTCTCGAAAGATCCTACCGTTTTTGCCAATGAGTTGAAGAAGAATACTCTCATTAAATCTGTTGGTTTCACTCGACAATATTTTGGTTATCCCACACAAGATTTCCAGCTCGAAGGTTTTGGAATTGATGGATCTGCCGATTTCGTTCTGGCTAATTACGACTATATAAAAACAATGAATATTCAATTACTCCATAATTGGATTTCTCCCTCTGCAGATACTGTTGAAGGTATGCTTATTAATGAACATTTGTTTAATAGATTATTGGAAAAACACGGAACAATAGAAGCGCTTGAAACCTATGCTATGACTCACAATTTAGATCAGAATGATAATCCAGTAAAAATACTTGGTGTAGCAAAGGATTTTAATTATAACTCAGCGCATGAAGCCGTGGGTGATTTTGCTTTTTTATTAGGAGAATCGCCATCTCGTGCAAGATTTACTCATATTAGAATACGAGCAGGAAATACCAGAGAAGGTTTAGATATCACAAGGGAAGTGTGGAATAAACATTATCCCAATCAAGAATTCAGCTACTTTTTTATCGACGAAAAGATAGCTCAGCAATACAAAGCCGAAGAAATTCTAGGCAGAATACTTTTTACCTTCTCAATTATCGGCATATTAATTAGCATTGTAGGAATTACTGCACTAGCATTATTTATCTCGCAGCAACGCACCAAAGAAATGGGTATTCGAAGGGTAAATGGGGCCTCAATCTCTGAGATTCTAATCATGCTCAATAAAGACTTTATAAAGTGGGTGGCCATTGCCTTTGCAATTGCTGTTCCTATTGCTTGGTATGTTATGAACCAGTGGCTTCAGAATTTTGCTTATAGAATCGGATTAAGTTGGTGGATATTTGCCTTAGCTGGGTTTGTTGCTTTGTTAATAGTTTTAATCACAGTTAGTTTTCAGGTTTTTAAGCTAGCCAGAAGAAATCCAGTGGAGGCTTTGAGGTATGAATAA